A genomic window from Pseudomonas alcaligenes includes:
- a CDS encoding AAA family ATPase: MTSLHADEAFLAHYQFSHDPFAARVPGFRFFPAQRKPVLGQLHHLARYSQLLLVVTGPHGAGKTLLRQALVASTNKQAVHSVVVSARGAGDVAGVLRQVAQGLGMQQTDVRSILAQVTQLALTGQEVYLLVDDAEQLADAALEALFSLAAGNADGRPHVFLFAESDILSRLEQLADGEERFHAIELLPYSEDETREYLAQRLDGAGQGIDLLSDDQVADIYLSSGGWPGAINQAARDVLVEAMLASRSAGGAASGSGLPKKHLLAVAVVAVALGAAWLMQGRTESTPPMVSETPIAMVPQGAAPVPANPEAPALQPAPQGASVEFSGASQPLPLPLVGEAQPVIREPLAQASGMQEGEEAAVEVSPAAPVAVPDPAPVVPTIASTPAAAPVQPVAAPVAPVSVPAPVAAPPKPEVKPLPVSKPTPAPVAKPAPAVASAAPAPGADWYASRPASHYALQILGTRSESSAKAFVGKNGGEYRYFKKVHQGQPLYVVTYGQFSSRAAAQAAIKALPASVQAGKPWPRSFASIQQEAVRAR; this comes from the coding sequence ATGACCAGTTTGCACGCCGACGAGGCCTTCCTCGCGCACTACCAGTTCAGCCACGATCCCTTTGCCGCGCGGGTTCCGGGTTTTCGCTTCTTCCCGGCCCAGCGCAAGCCGGTGCTCGGTCAGCTCCATCACCTGGCGCGCTACAGCCAGTTGCTGCTGGTAGTGACCGGGCCGCATGGTGCCGGCAAGACGCTGCTGCGCCAGGCGCTGGTGGCCAGTACCAACAAGCAGGCCGTGCATTCCGTGGTGGTTTCCGCGCGCGGAGCCGGCGATGTCGCCGGCGTGCTGCGTCAGGTGGCCCAGGGGCTCGGGATGCAGCAGACGGATGTGCGCAGCATCCTGGCCCAGGTCACCCAGTTGGCGCTGACCGGTCAGGAGGTCTATCTGCTGGTCGACGATGCCGAGCAGCTCGCCGATGCCGCGCTGGAGGCGCTGTTCAGCCTGGCGGCAGGCAATGCCGATGGACGCCCGCATGTCTTCCTGTTCGCCGAGAGTGACATCCTGTCGCGGCTGGAGCAGCTGGCCGACGGCGAGGAGCGTTTCCATGCCATCGAGTTGCTGCCATACAGCGAGGATGAGACCCGCGAGTACCTCGCGCAGCGCCTCGACGGTGCCGGTCAGGGCATCGATCTGCTGAGCGATGATCAGGTTGCTGATATCTATCTGAGTTCCGGCGGATGGCCTGGCGCTATCAATCAGGCGGCCCGCGATGTGCTGGTCGAGGCAATGCTGGCGAGCCGTAGCGCCGGCGGTGCGGCTTCGGGTAGTGGCCTGCCGAAGAAGCATCTGTTGGCGGTCGCCGTGGTTGCCGTGGCGCTCGGTGCTGCCTGGCTGATGCAGGGACGTACGGAGAGCACTCCGCCCATGGTGAGCGAAACGCCGATCGCCATGGTGCCACAGGGAGCTGCTCCAGTTCCCGCTAACCCGGAAGCACCGGCTCTCCAGCCTGCGCCGCAGGGAGCCTCGGTCGAGTTCAGTGGCGCCAGCCAGCCGCTTCCGCTGCCGCTGGTGGGGGAGGCGCAGCCGGTGATCCGCGAGCCGTTGGCCCAGGCCTCCGGCATGCAGGAGGGTGAGGAGGCTGCGGTAGAGGTATCACCGGCGGCGCCGGTGGCGGTACCTGACCCCGCCCCTGTGGTGCCTACCATTGCCAGTACTCCGGCGGCGGCCCCGGTTCAGCCGGTTGCTGCGCCGGTTGCACCGGTATCCGTGCCTGCCCCGGTGGCAGCCCCGCCCAAACCGGAGGTCAAGCCGCTGCCAGTGTCCAAGCCGACGCCCGCGCCGGTGGCCAAGCCTGCGCCCGCTGTGGCCAGTGCCGCCCCCGCGCCGGGTGCCGACTGGTACGCTAGCCGGCCGGCCAGCCATTACGCCCTGCAGATTCTCGGTACTCGCTCCGAGAGCAGTGCCAAGGCCTTCGTCGGCAAGAATGGCGGCGAGTATCGCTACTTCAAGAAGGTGCACCAGGGGCAGCCGCTCTATGTGGTGACCTATGGGCAGTTCTCCAGCCGCGCTGCCGCCCAGGCGGCGATCAAGGCGCTGCCGGCCAGCGTGCAGGCCGGCAAGCCCTGGCCGCGCAGCTTCGCCAGCATTCAGCAGGAGGCGGTGCGGGCTCGCTGA
- the gltB gene encoding glutamate synthase large subunit, with protein MKAGLYHPDQFKDNCGFGLIAHMQGEASHHLLKTAIEALTCMTHRGGINADGKTGDGCGLLIQKPDLFLRAIARETFGSELPQQYAVGMVFFNQDPAKAEAARANMNREIEAAGLQLVGWRKVPIDTSVLGRLALERLPIIEQVFVGGEGLDDQQFAIKLFSARRRSSVANAADTDHYICSFSHKTIIYKGLMMPADLQQFYPDLGDERLQTAICVFHQRFSTNTLPKWPLAQPFRFLAHNGEINTITGNRNWAVARRLKFANDLIPDLEELGPLVNRVGSDSSSMDNMLELMVTGGIDLFRGVRMIIPPAWQNMETMDADLRAFYEYNSMHMEPWDGPAGVVLTDGRHAVCLLDRNGLRPARWVTTKNGYITLASEIGVWDYQPEDVIAKGRVGPGQILAVDTETGQVLDTDAIDNRLKSRHPYKQWLRQGAVRIQASLEDRDHGSPFYDSDQLKQYMKMFQVTFEERDQVLRPLGEQGQEAVGSMGDDTPMAVLSQRIRSPYDYFRQQFAQVTNPPIDPLRESIVMSLEVCLGAERNIFEESPAHASRVMLSSPVISPAKWRALMNLTTPGFERQVIDLNYDPAIGLETAVRNIADQAEEAVRAGKVLLVLSDRHIAPGKLPAHAALATGAVHHRLTEKGLRCDCNILVETATARDPHHFAVLVGFGASAVYPFLAYEVLGDLIRTGEVLGDLYEVFKYYRKGISKGLLKILSKMGISTIASYRGAQLFEAVGLSDEVTELCFRGVASRIQGARFVDIEAEQKLLANEAWNNRKAIQQGGLLKFVYGGEYHAYNPDVVNTLQAAVQQGSYEKYQEYAALVDNRPVSMIRDLLKLKLAEQPLPLDEVEPLHEVLKRFDSAGISLGALSPEAHEAIAEAMNRLGARSNSGEGGEDPARYGTVRSSKIKQVATGRFGVTPEYLVNAEVLQIKVAQGAKPGEGGQLPGGKVNGLIARLRYAVPGVTLISPPPHHDIYSIEDLAQLIYDLKQVNPAALVSVKLVAEPGVGTIAAGVAKAYADLITISGYDGGTGASPITSIKYAGSPWELGLAEAHQTLRGNDLRGKVRVQTDGGLKTGLDVIKAAILGAESFGFGTGPMVALGCKYLRICHLNNCATGVATQNDKLRKDHFIGTVEMVMNYFTYVAEDTREWLAKLGVRSLGELIGRTDLLEVLPGETAKQGNLDLTPLLGSEHIPADKPQFCEVEKNPPFDQGLLAEKMVELAQAAIAGKTGGEFALDICNCDRSIGARVSGEIAKLHGNQGMKDAPITFRFKGTAGQSFGVWNAGGLHLRLEGDANDYVGKGMTGGKLVIVPPAGSPFKTQESAIIGNTCLYGATGGRLFAAGTAGERFAVRNSGAHAVVEGTGDHCCEYMTGGFVCVLGKTGVNFGSGMTGGFAYVLDLDNSFVDRVNHELVEIQRISNEAMEAYRSHLRGVLAEYVAETASPWGTHLLENLEDYLRKFWLVKPKAASLGSLLSSTRANPQ; from the coding sequence ATGAAAGCAGGTCTGTACCATCCTGATCAGTTCAAGGATAACTGCGGCTTCGGCTTGATCGCCCACATGCAGGGTGAGGCGAGCCATCACTTGCTGAAGACTGCCATTGAAGCCCTGACCTGCATGACCCACCGCGGCGGTATCAACGCCGACGGCAAGACCGGTGACGGTTGTGGTCTGCTGATCCAGAAGCCCGATCTGTTCCTGCGCGCCATCGCCCGGGAAACCTTCGGCAGCGAACTGCCGCAGCAGTACGCCGTGGGCATGGTGTTCTTCAACCAGGACCCGGCCAAGGCCGAGGCCGCCCGCGCCAACATGAACCGCGAGATCGAGGCCGCCGGCCTGCAACTGGTCGGCTGGCGCAAGGTGCCGATCGACACCAGCGTGCTCGGTCGCCTGGCCCTTGAGCGCCTGCCGATCATCGAGCAGGTCTTCGTCGGCGGCGAAGGCCTGGATGACCAGCAGTTCGCCATCAAGCTGTTCAGCGCCCGTCGGCGCTCCTCGGTGGCCAATGCCGCCGACACCGACCACTACATCTGCAGCTTCTCGCACAAGACCATCATCTACAAAGGTCTGATGATGCCGGCGGACCTGCAACAGTTCTATCCGGACCTCGGCGACGAGCGCCTGCAGACCGCCATCTGCGTGTTCCACCAGCGCTTCTCCACCAACACCCTGCCGAAATGGCCGCTGGCGCAGCCGTTCCGCTTCCTCGCCCATAACGGCGAGATCAACACCATCACCGGCAACCGCAACTGGGCCGTAGCTCGTCGCCTGAAGTTCGCCAACGACTTGATCCCGGACCTGGAAGAGCTCGGTCCGCTGGTCAACCGCGTCGGCTCCGACTCCTCGAGCATGGACAATATGCTGGAACTGATGGTTACCGGTGGCATCGACCTGTTCCGCGGCGTGCGCATGATCATCCCGCCGGCCTGGCAGAACATGGAGACCATGGACGCCGACCTGCGCGCGTTCTACGAGTACAACTCCATGCACATGGAGCCGTGGGACGGCCCCGCCGGCGTGGTGCTGACCGACGGCCGCCATGCCGTCTGCCTGCTCGACCGCAACGGCCTGCGCCCGGCGCGCTGGGTCACCACCAAGAACGGCTACATCACCCTGGCGTCGGAAATCGGCGTGTGGGACTACCAGCCGGAAGACGTGATCGCCAAGGGCCGGGTCGGCCCGGGGCAGATCCTCGCGGTGGACACCGAGACCGGCCAGGTGCTGGACACCGATGCCATCGACAACCGCCTGAAGTCGCGCCACCCCTACAAGCAGTGGCTGCGCCAGGGGGCCGTGCGCATCCAGGCCAGCCTGGAAGACCGCGACCATGGCTCGCCGTTCTATGACAGCGACCAGCTCAAGCAGTACATGAAGATGTTCCAGGTCACCTTCGAGGAGCGTGACCAGGTGCTGCGTCCGCTCGGCGAGCAGGGCCAGGAGGCCGTCGGCTCGATGGGTGACGATACGCCGATGGCGGTGCTGAGCCAGCGCATCCGTTCGCCCTACGACTACTTCCGTCAGCAGTTCGCCCAGGTCACCAACCCGCCGATCGACCCGCTGCGCGAGTCCATCGTGATGTCCCTGGAAGTCTGCCTGGGCGCCGAGCGCAACATCTTCGAGGAGTCCCCGGCCCACGCCAGCCGCGTCATGCTGAGCAGCCCGGTGATCTCCCCGGCCAAGTGGCGCGCGCTGATGAACCTGACCACCCCGGGCTTCGAGCGCCAGGTCATCGACCTCAACTACGACCCGGCCATCGGTCTGGAAACCGCGGTGCGCAACATCGCCGACCAGGCCGAGGAAGCGGTGCGCGCCGGCAAGGTGCTGCTGGTCCTCTCCGACCGCCACATCGCCCCGGGCAAGCTGCCGGCGCATGCCGCGCTGGCCACCGGCGCCGTGCACCACCGCCTGACCGAGAAGGGCCTGCGTTGCGACTGCAACATCCTGGTCGAGACCGCCACCGCCCGTGACCCGCACCACTTCGCCGTGCTGGTGGGCTTCGGTGCTTCCGCGGTGTACCCCTTCCTGGCCTACGAGGTGCTGGGCGACCTGATCCGCACCGGCGAGGTGCTGGGCGATCTCTACGAGGTGTTCAAGTACTACCGCAAGGGCATCTCCAAGGGGCTGCTGAAGATCCTCTCGAAGATGGGCATCTCCACCATCGCCTCCTACCGTGGCGCCCAGCTGTTCGAGGCCGTCGGCCTGTCCGACGAGGTCACCGAGCTGTGCTTCCGTGGCGTCGCCAGCCGCATCCAGGGCGCGCGCTTCGTCGACATCGAGGCCGAGCAGAAGCTGCTGGCCAATGAGGCGTGGAACAACCGCAAGGCCATCCAGCAGGGCGGCCTGCTCAAGTTCGTCTATGGCGGCGAGTACCACGCCTACAACCCGGACGTGGTCAACACCCTGCAGGCCGCCGTGCAGCAGGGCAGCTACGAGAAGTACCAGGAGTACGCGGCGCTGGTGGACAACCGTCCGGTGTCGATGATCCGCGACCTGCTCAAGCTCAAGCTGGCCGAGCAGCCGCTGCCGCTGGACGAGGTGGAGCCGCTGCACGAGGTGCTCAAGCGCTTCGACTCCGCCGGCATCTCCCTCGGCGCCCTGTCGCCGGAAGCCCACGAGGCCATCGCCGAGGCGATGAACCGCCTGGGAGCGCGCTCCAACTCCGGCGAGGGCGGCGAAGACCCGGCCCGCTACGGCACCGTGCGCAGCTCGAAGATCAAGCAGGTGGCCACCGGTCGCTTCGGCGTCACCCCGGAATACCTGGTCAACGCCGAAGTGCTGCAGATCAAGGTGGCCCAGGGCGCCAAGCCCGGCGAGGGCGGCCAGCTGCCGGGCGGCAAGGTCAACGGCCTGATCGCCCGCCTGCGCTATGCCGTGCCCGGCGTGACCCTGATCTCGCCGCCGCCGCACCACGACATCTACTCGATCGAGGACCTGGCGCAGCTGATCTATGACCTCAAGCAGGTCAACCCGGCCGCGCTGGTGTCGGTCAAGCTGGTGGCCGAGCCCGGCGTCGGCACCATCGCCGCCGGCGTGGCCAAGGCCTATGCCGACCTGATCACCATCTCCGGCTACGACGGTGGCACCGGCGCCTCGCCGATCACCTCGATCAAGTACGCCGGCAGCCCCTGGGAACTGGGCCTCGCCGAGGCGCACCAGACCCTGCGCGGCAACGACCTGCGCGGCAAGGTGCGGGTGCAGACCGACGGCGGTCTGAAGACCGGCCTCGATGTGATCAAGGCCGCCATCCTCGGCGCCGAGAGCTTCGGCTTCGGCACCGGTCCGATGGTTGCCCTGGGCTGCAAGTACCTGCGCATCTGCCACCTGAACAACTGCGCCACCGGCGTGGCGACGCAGAACGACAAGCTGCGCAAGGACCACTTCATCGGCACCGTCGAGATGGTGATGAACTACTTCACCTACGTCGCCGAGGACACCCGCGAGTGGCTGGCCAAGCTGGGCGTGCGCAGCCTGGGCGAGCTGATCGGGCGTACCGACCTGCTCGAGGTGCTGCCGGGCGAGACCGCCAAGCAGGGCAACCTGGACCTGACCCCGCTGCTCGGCAGCGAGCACATCCCGGCCGACAAGCCGCAGTTCTGCGAAGTCGAGAAGAACCCGCCGTTCGACCAGGGCCTGCTGGCCGAGAAGATGGTCGAACTGGCCCAGGCCGCCATCGCCGGCAAGACCGGCGGCGAGTTCGCCCTGGACATCTGCAACTGCGACCGCTCCATCGGTGCGCGGGTGTCCGGCGAGATCGCCAAGCTGCACGGCAACCAGGGCATGAAGGACGCGCCGATCACCTTCCGCTTCAAGGGCACCGCGGGCCAGAGCTTCGGCGTGTGGAACGCCGGCGGCCTGCACCTGCGCCTGGAAGGCGATGCCAACGACTACGTCGGCAAGGGCATGACCGGCGGCAAGCTGGTCATAGTTCCGCCGGCCGGCAGCCCGTTCAAGACTCAGGAGTCGGCCATCATCGGCAACACCTGCCTGTACGGTGCCACCGGTGGCCGCCTGTTCGCCGCCGGTACCGCCGGCGAGCGCTTCGCCGTGCGCAACTCCGGCGCCCACGCCGTGGTGGAAGGCACCGGCGACCACTGCTGCGAGTACATGACCGGCGGCTTCGTCTGCGTACTGGGCAAGACCGGGGTGAACTTCGGCTCGGGCATGACCGGCGGCTTCGCCTACGTGCTCGACCTGGATAACAGCTTCGTCGACCGCGTCAACCATGAACTGGTGGAAATCCAGCGCATCAGCAACGAGGCCATGGAGGCCTACCGTAGCCATCTGCGCGGCGTGCTCGCCGAGTACGTGGCCGAGACTGCCAGCCCCTGGGGTACGCATCTGCTGGAGAACCTGGAGGATTACCTGCGCAAGTTCTGGCTGGTCAAGCCGAAGGCCGCCAGCCTCGGCTCGCTGCTCTCCAGCACCCGTGCCAATCCGCAATAA
- a CDS encoding FAD-dependent oxidoreductase: MTERLNNDFQFIEVGRKDPKKKLLRQRKKEFVEIYESFKPAQAADQAHRCLGCGNPYCEWKCPVHNFIPNWLKLVSEGNILAAAELSHQTNTLPEVCGRVCPQDRLCEGACTLNDGFGAVTIGSVEKYITDTAFAMGWRPDMSKVKPTGKRVAVIGAGPAGLGCADVLVRNGVTPVVFDKNPEIGGLLTFGIPEFKLEKTVMSRRREVFTGMGIEFRLNTEIGKDVTMQQLLDEYDAVFMGMGTYTYMKGGFPGEDLPGVTDALDFLIANVNRNLGFEKSPEDFIDMKGKRVVVLGGGDTAMDCNRTSIRQGAKAVTCAYRRDEENMPGSRKEVKNAKEEGVKFLFNRQPIAIVGEDRVEGVKVVETRLGEPDARGRRSPEPIPGSEEIIPAEAVLIAFGFRPSPAAWFSDFKIDTDSQGRVVAPEKGQFKHQTSNPKIFAGGDMVRGSDLVVTAIFEGRNAAEGILDYLQV; the protein is encoded by the coding sequence ATGACTGAACGTCTGAACAACGACTTCCAGTTCATCGAGGTCGGGCGCAAGGATCCGAAGAAGAAGCTCCTGCGCCAGCGCAAGAAGGAGTTCGTGGAAATCTACGAATCCTTCAAACCGGCCCAGGCCGCCGACCAGGCACACCGTTGCCTGGGCTGCGGCAACCCCTATTGCGAGTGGAAGTGCCCGGTGCACAACTTCATTCCGAACTGGCTCAAGCTGGTCTCGGAAGGCAATATCCTGGCCGCCGCCGAACTGAGCCACCAGACCAACACCCTGCCGGAAGTCTGCGGCCGCGTGTGCCCGCAGGATCGTCTGTGCGAGGGTGCCTGTACCCTCAACGACGGCTTCGGCGCGGTGACCATCGGTTCGGTGGAGAAGTACATCACCGACACCGCCTTCGCCATGGGCTGGCGCCCGGACATGTCCAAGGTCAAGCCGACCGGCAAGCGCGTTGCGGTGATCGGTGCCGGCCCGGCCGGCCTGGGCTGCGCCGACGTGCTGGTGCGCAACGGCGTGACCCCGGTGGTGTTCGACAAGAACCCGGAAATCGGCGGCCTGCTGACCTTCGGCATCCCCGAGTTCAAGCTGGAAAAGACCGTGATGAGCCGTCGCCGCGAAGTCTTCACCGGCATGGGCATTGAGTTCCGCCTGAACACCGAGATCGGCAAGGACGTGACCATGCAGCAGCTGCTGGATGAGTACGACGCCGTGTTCATGGGCATGGGCACCTACACCTACATGAAGGGTGGTTTCCCGGGCGAAGACCTGCCGGGCGTGACCGATGCGCTGGACTTCCTGATCGCCAACGTCAACCGCAACCTCGGCTTCGAGAAGTCCCCCGAGGACTTCATCGACATGAAGGGCAAGCGCGTGGTCGTGCTCGGCGGCGGCGACACCGCGATGGACTGCAACCGCACCTCCATCCGCCAGGGCGCCAAGGCCGTGACCTGCGCCTACCGCCGTGACGAAGAGAACATGCCGGGCTCGCGCAAGGAAGTGAAGAACGCCAAGGAAGAGGGCGTGAAGTTCCTCTTCAACCGCCAGCCCATCGCCATCGTCGGCGAGGACAGGGTGGAAGGCGTCAAGGTGGTCGAGACCCGTCTCGGCGAGCCGGACGCCCGTGGCCGTCGCAGCCCCGAGCCGATCCCAGGCTCCGAGGAGATCATCCCGGCCGAGGCCGTGCTGATCGCCTTCGGCTTCCGCCCGAGCCCGGCCGCCTGGTTCAGCGACTTCAAGATCGACACCGACAGCCAGGGCCGTGTGGTGGCGCCGGAGAAGGGCCAGTTCAAGCACCAGACCAGCAACCCGAAGATCTTCGCCGGTGGCGACATGGTCCGCGGTTCCGACCTGGTGGTGACGGCGATCTTCGAGGGCAGAAACGCCGCCGAAGGTATCCTGGACTACCTGCAGGTCTGA
- the hemE gene encoding uroporphyrinogen decarboxylase, with protein sequence MSALKNDRFLRALLKQPVDVTPVWMMRQAGRYLPEYRATRARAGDFVSLMKNPELACEVTLQPLDRYPQIDAAILFSDILTIPDAMGQGLYFETGEGPRFKRVVSSMADIEALPIPDAEQDLGYVMDAVRTIRRELNGRVPLIGFTGSPWTLATYMVEGGSSRDFRKSKAMLYDNPQAMHALLDKLARSITVYLNGQIRAGAQAVQIFDSWGGALSSAAYQEFSLRYMQQIIDGLIREHDGRRVPVILFTKGGGLWLESMAETGAEALGLDWTCDIGSARQRVGDKVALQGNMDPAVLHAKPAAIRAEVARILAAYGSGSGHVFNLGHGITPEVPPEHAKAFFEAVHELSAQYHQQ encoded by the coding sequence ATGTCCGCCCTGAAGAACGACCGTTTCCTGCGCGCCCTGCTCAAGCAACCCGTCGACGTCACGCCCGTGTGGATGATGCGCCAGGCCGGTCGTTACCTGCCGGAGTACCGCGCCACCAGAGCCCGCGCCGGTGATTTCGTCAGCCTGATGAAGAACCCGGAGCTGGCCTGCGAGGTCACCCTGCAGCCGCTGGATCGCTACCCGCAGATCGACGCCGCGATCCTCTTCTCCGACATCCTCACCATCCCCGATGCCATGGGCCAGGGCCTGTATTTCGAGACCGGCGAGGGCCCGCGCTTCAAGAGGGTGGTGTCGAGCATGGCGGATATCGAGGCCCTGCCGATTCCCGACGCCGAGCAGGACCTGGGCTACGTGATGGACGCCGTGCGCACCATCCGCCGCGAGCTGAATGGCCGCGTGCCGCTGATCGGCTTCACCGGCAGCCCCTGGACCCTGGCCACCTACATGGTCGAGGGCGGCTCCAGCCGCGACTTCCGCAAGTCCAAGGCGATGCTCTACGACAACCCGCAGGCCATGCACGCGCTGCTCGACAAGCTGGCCCGCTCGATCACCGTCTACCTCAACGGCCAGATCCGCGCCGGCGCCCAGGCGGTGCAGATCTTCGATTCCTGGGGCGGCGCGCTGTCCTCGGCGGCCTACCAGGAGTTCTCCCTGCGCTACATGCAGCAGATCATCGACGGCCTGATCCGCGAACACGACGGTCGCCGCGTGCCGGTGATCCTGTTCACCAAGGGCGGCGGCCTGTGGCTGGAATCCATGGCCGAGACCGGCGCCGAGGCCCTGGGCCTGGACTGGACCTGCGACATCGGCAGTGCGCGCCAGCGTGTGGGCGATAAAGTCGCCCTGCAGGGCAACATGGATCCGGCCGTGCTACATGCCAAGCCGGCGGCCATCCGCGCCGAGGTGGCGCGCATCCTCGCCGCCTATGGCTCGGGTTCGGGGCACGTTTTCAACCTCGGCCACGGCATCACCCCGGAGGTGCCGCCGGAGCACGCCAAGGCCTTCTTCGAGGCGGTGCACGAGCTGTCTGCACAATACCATCAGCAATAA
- a CDS encoding Sbal_3080 family lipoprotein produces MLLRLCLLLPLIALSSACTTIRVEPLKTPLASLCIEENPEVQVDDFLGTLQRGFARHGIDTRLYKQIPARGCPQVLSYTARRSWSVVTYLSLAELRIRDEEGRQLASAYYRFRGRGLLAVKKWQSTETKMTPVIDRLLAGNAPR; encoded by the coding sequence ATGTTGCTGCGCCTGTGCCTGCTGTTGCCGCTGATCGCGCTGTCCAGCGCCTGCACCACCATCCGCGTCGAGCCGCTGAAGACGCCGCTCGCCTCGCTGTGCATCGAGGAGAACCCCGAGGTACAGGTGGACGACTTCCTCGGCACCCTGCAGCGCGGCTTCGCCCGCCACGGCATCGACACCCGCCTGTACAAGCAGATCCCCGCCCGCGGCTGCCCGCAGGTACTGAGCTACACGGCGCGGCGCTCCTGGTCGGTGGTCACCTACCTGTCCCTGGCCGAACTGCGCATCCGCGATGAGGAAGGGCGCCAGCTGGCCAGCGCCTACTACCGCTTCCGCGGACGAGGCCTGCTGGCGGTGAAGAAGTGGCAGAGCACCGAGACCAAGATGACACCGGTGATCGACCGGTTGCTGGCCGGCAACGCGCCCAGATGA
- a CDS encoding excinuclease, producing MQLKNWTLAALLFALIPGISQARDTTHFLPFEQALQEALNAGRLDGSVKFYLAGNKPAGNVSVVKSGVTTSQKTNAFNKSDEGACSWALQSALIRMQNAAKAAGANAVVNIVSNYKNVVYSDAQKYECHAGAIMAGVALKADLANVK from the coding sequence ATGCAACTGAAAAACTGGACCCTGGCCGCCCTGCTCTTCGCGCTCATCCCGGGCATCAGCCAGGCACGCGACACCACTCACTTCCTGCCGTTCGAGCAGGCCCTGCAGGAAGCGCTGAACGCCGGCCGCCTGGACGGCAGCGTGAAGTTCTACCTGGCGGGCAACAAGCCGGCCGGCAACGTCAGCGTGGTCAAGTCGGGCGTGACCACCAGCCAGAAGACCAACGCCTTCAACAAGAGCGACGAAGGCGCCTGCTCCTGGGCCCTGCAATCGGCGCTGATCCGCATGCAGAACGCCGCCAAGGCCGCCGGCGCCAATGCCGTGGTCAACATCGTCAGCAACTACAAGAACGTGGTCTATTCCGACGCGCAGAAGTACGAGTGCCACGCCGGCGCCATCATGGCCGGCGTCGCCCTGAAGGCCGACCTGGCCAACGTCAAGTAA
- a CDS encoding beta-ketoacyl-ACP synthase — translation MKRVVVTGMAGITSLGSDWPTISANFKAGKSGIRRMDEWDRFSELNTRLGGPVDDFVQPKHWTRKQTRSMGRVSKLAVYAAERALEHAGLLGDERIQDGRMGVACGSSTGSTDEIKAFGNMLLNSVADGLNANSYIRMMPHTTAANISIFFGLKGRLIPTSSACTSGSQGIGYAYEAIKYGRLKMMLAGGAEELCPTEAMVFDALYATSLKNDTPHLSPRPYDSGRDGLVIGEGAGILVLEELEHALARGATIHAEIVGFGCNSDGIHATKPEQATMRGAMELALEDAGLEPAAIGYVNGHGTATAQGDVAESLATSSLFGPRMPISSQKSFLGHTLGACGALESWFSIEMMNADSYVYTLNLDNVDPECGELDYLRGEFRQMSHQYVMNNNFAFGGVNTSLIFKRWNGNRA, via the coding sequence ATGAAACGTGTTGTCGTCACCGGCATGGCCGGTATCACCTCGCTGGGCAGCGACTGGCCGACCATCTCGGCCAACTTCAAGGCCGGCAAGAGCGGCATCCGCCGCATGGATGAGTGGGACCGTTTCAGCGAGCTGAACACCCGCCTGGGCGGCCCGGTGGACGACTTCGTTCAGCCCAAGCACTGGACGCGCAAGCAGACCCGCAGCATGGGCCGGGTGTCCAAGCTGGCGGTGTACGCCGCCGAACGCGCCCTGGAACATGCCGGCCTGCTCGGCGACGAGCGCATCCAGGACGGCCGTATGGGCGTGGCCTGCGGCTCGTCCACCGGCAGCACCGACGAGATCAAGGCGTTCGGCAACATGCTGCTCAATTCGGTGGCCGACGGCCTCAACGCCAACTCCTATATCCGCATGATGCCGCACACCACGGCGGCCAATATCAGCATCTTCTTCGGCCTCAAGGGCCGCCTGATCCCCACCTCCAGCGCCTGCACCAGCGGCAGCCAGGGCATCGGCTACGCCTACGAGGCGATCAAGTACGGTCGCCTGAAGATGATGCTGGCCGGCGGCGCCGAGGAGCTGTGCCCGACCGAGGCCATGGTGTTCGACGCGCTCTACGCCACCAGCCTGAAGAACGACACCCCGCACCTGTCGCCGCGCCCCTACGACAGCGGCCGCGACGGCCTGGTGATTGGCGAGGGCGCCGGCATCCTGGTGCTGGAGGAGCTGGAACATGCGCTGGCGCGTGGCGCCACCATCCACGCCGAAATCGTCGGCTTCGGCTGCAATTCCGACGGCATCCACGCCACCAAGCCGGAGCAGGCGACCATGCGCGGCGCCATGGAGCTAGCCCTGGAAGATGCAGGCCTGGAACCCGCGGCCATCGGCTACGTCAACGGCCACGGCACCGCCACCGCCCAGGGCGACGTGGCCGAGAGCCTGGCCACCAGCAGCCTGTTCGGCCCGCGCATGCCAATCAGCTCGCAGAAGAGCTTCCTCGGCCACACCCTAGGGGCCTGCGGTGCGCTGGAGTCCTGGTTCAGCATCGAGATGATGAACGCCGACAGCTACGTCTACACCCTCAACCTGGATAACGTCGATCCGGAGTGCGGCGAGCTGGACTACCTGCGCGGCGAGTTCCGCCAGATGAGCCATCAGTACGTGATGAACAACAATTTCGCCTTCGGCGGGGTGAACACTTCGCTGATCTTCAAGCGCTGGAACGGAAACCGCGCATGA